CGGGGCCGTGGCGGTGGTAGCGAAGCTCGGTGGACGATTTCTCGAAGGGCACGAGAAACAGGTCTTGCTCGTGCATCGGCGGGTGCTTTTCGCGGACCTCCGCGTCGCCGGCCAGGGCCGGGGAATGGATGTTGTAGGCCGACGCATCCTTCTCGCAGGCGATGCGATGCAGCCGCGAGGCATGGGCGAAGACGTTGTCGCCGACGATCGGCTGCATCGGCGAGCCGTCGATGCGGCTGAAGACCCTGACCAGTTCCGAGAGCTGGCGCGCCTTGTCGAGCCGGCGCGAAGCGTCGCCGAAGCGGCTCTCCAGCAAGGCGGCCAACTGAAACGTGTCGGTCACCCCGGCGCGCTCCCCGATGCCGTTGCAACTCGTGGAAATCCACTCGACACCGGCGCGCAGCGCCTCCAGCGAACTGGCCAGGGCCAGGCCGCGATCGTTGTGGACGTGATATTCGAACTGGACCTGGCGAAACTCATGGCGCAGCAGCGCCAGGATGTCGTAGGTCTCGGACGGAAGCAGCGCGCCGACGCTGTCGGCGAAGCAGATGCGGTCGGCGCCGGCGGCCACCGCGGTCTGATAGATACGGAACAGATCGGACTGCTCGGTCCGGCCGGCGTCCTCGATGGTGGCGCGCACGCTCAGGCCGCGGGACTTGGCGTAGCGAATCGACGCCTCGAATAGCGCCAGCACCTGATCCTTGCCCATGCCGCCGAATTTCGTGGCCAGCGATACCGGATTGAACGAGGCGAACATGCCCACCCAGGCGGCGCCGGACTCGGCCACCGCGTCGATGTCCTCGCTACGGCAGCGCGCATGCGCCAGCACCGGCAGCGGCGAGACGCGCACCACGGCACGCACGCGCTCGAGTTCATACGGCGAAATCTTGGGGTGGCCGCATTCGATCATGTCGACGCCAAACTCGGCGATCTTCCTGGCGAGAATCTCGCTTTGCTCGATATCGAAATTGCACTGGATGGTCTGGCATCCTTCGCGCAGCGAGCAGTCGATGATGTTGGCTTGCATGGGCATGTCCTGGAGGAGTATCGCAACGGGGCGGTCATCGGGTGGCCGGCGCCGGCGGCGCTCGCGGGGCGAGAGCGGAGCCGCCGGTGCCGGCATGGCTGGGGAATTACTTCCATTCCTTCACGGGCGTGGTGGTGAAAGGCAGGTACAACAGCTTGGCGGCGGAGAAATCGTCGTGGTGATCGAGGCCGTTCGAGAAGGCCTGCGGACGGTAATCGATCGAATAGGTTCCGAACAGGCGATCCCAGATGCTGAAAATGAAGCCGTAGTTGGTATCGGTGTATTCGACTTCGCGGCCGTGGTGGATGTTGTGGAAGGTCGGCATCACGAACAGCTTGCTGAGGGCGCGCTCCAGCCGCTCCGGAATGTTGATGTTGCTGTGGTGGAAGGTCGTCACGCAAAACGAAATAACTTCGAAGGCGATCACGGTCTTGTAGGGAATCGCGAATGCGTACATCACCGGCAGGCGAATCGCGAGCACCAGGAATTTCTCGCCGAAATGCTGGCGGAAGCCGGTGGTCGAGTCGATATGCGTGTCGAGGTGGTGCAGCGTATGGAACCGCCACAGCACCGGGATCTTGTGCGCGAAATAATGAATCGAATAGTTCAGGCAATCGAGGATGAAGATGTCGATGACGAATGCCGTGACGCCGGTGAACCAGTCGGGGCGCGGCAGCCGATAAGGCAGGTCACGCGTCACGTAGAGCATCAGCGGTGCGATCACCACCGGCGAGAAGATCGCGCGATACGACACGCCTACCACCGCGTTGCGGAAAACCCGCTTGAGGTTCAGGTCGCGCGGGTAATCGTATTTCGGGAAAGCCCTTTCGAGCGCGAAGATCGCGAGGAATGCCACGCCGCTGATCACCAGCCCGTGCGTGGTCAGGTAGGCAAGAAATTCGCTCATGTCTTACTCCGTCGGTAAATAAGTTATGCGAAATATGATGGGTATGCCGAAGCCGTCGAAATGCGAATGTTTCGCGGTTCAGGCATGGCCGGCGGCGGAGCGTGCCACGAAGTGGCTTGGTTTGATACGGATCATCACGCCGCGAACTATTTATATCCGTCAGGCGGAGCGGCGAGCAAGTGATTCGCGCTGGCAACATTGACAGTTGCATCGGCCCAGCTATCAGTCGACTTTTTTTTTGAACGATGTTATTGCCTGGAATTGGCCGGGAATCGGCAGAATTTTCATTAATATTTTTGAAAGGTAATGGTAATCAGGAAAACCTGACCATCACCAAAGCTGGGATCGCAACGCCTCGGGAAATCTGTATTCTTCAACAGGGGCCTACCATCCCGAAGCGACGGGGCAAGCAAAAATCTTTATCGAATAAAGAACTTGACAATGGGGTCGACGCGAATGAATATTGCATCGAATTAAAAAGATACCGATCGGTATCCTTTTATGAAAGATACACTGAGGCGATAATCATTTTGTGATTCCCGGCATTTTCGCAAAGTTAACTCTTTCGGTGGCGACATGGCGGATCAATATCTTCGGTACTTCAACCAAGGCGGCGGTCATGGCAAGCGTCGATAATCCGTGCAATCTGGGCTTTCCCGCCGCGGAACCCGCCTCGCCGCTGGCCGAATTGCTGGATAAAGCGCGCGTGTCGGCGCAGCTGCACGTCATCGGTGGCGGCTATCGCCTCGCCGCGGCGGCGCGCGAGCGCGGCGACACCCCGGAGAGCCTGCTGGACGCGGTGCTGCCGATTGCCCGGCGCCTCGGGTTCGCCTATCTGGAGTATTTCTTCAATACCTCGTTACCGGTGTCGGCGCCGCGCAAGCTGGTGATTGGCAATTTTCCGCCGGCCTGGAGCCGGCGCGAAGGCGCCGACGAGGTATCGGAAGCCAACCCGATCATTGCCCGGTGCAAGTCCTCGATGATGCCGATGGCCTGGGACGAAGCCTCCTTCGCATCGCACCCGGACTTTCGCGCCATGCTGGCGCGCGCCGGCATAGGCGGAGGCTGGTCGCAGCTCGTCAGGGATGGCGCCGGCAACTGGGGGGTGCTGACGGTGGCGCGCACCGCCTGCCGCTATGCGGGGGCGATGGAGGTCGAGGCGGAGGCGCAACTGCTCTGGCTTGCGCACATCGTCCATTCGCGCCTGTGCCAGATGCTGCGTCCGCCGATGACGGGAGCCAACCGGGTGCTGCTGACCGAGATGGAAAAAACCATCCTGCGCTGGACCGTGGACGGCAAGACCTCCGGGGAACTGGCGGAGATCCTGCAGGTGTCGGCAAGGACCGTCAATTTCCATGTCCAGAACATTCTTGCCAAGATGAATACCTGCAACAAGACGGCCGCAGCAGCACAGGCCGCACTGCTCGGCCTGCTCTACTAGATCACGGTAGGCAGGCCGGATCGGGGCCGAGCCGAAGCTGGCCGGCATCCGGGAATGGAGTCTTGACGTCGTTGCCGCATGCCGGATGCGAGCCGGCACGGATGCGCAGGTAGCGCCGTGCCGCCGCTTCGGGCGCCCACTTTCATCGAGAAGACGATCCATGTCTGAACTGAATTCGAACCCTGCCCTGGAGGAGACCTCCGTGGCCCGCACCCGGGCTTGCCTCGGCGAGATCTGGAGCGCGCTGGGCGGCGCGCCGGACGGCCTGAGCGAGGTCGGTTTCAAGGGGCACGGCGTGCTGCCGTCGGCCTTTCACGTGACGGATTTCGCGTCGGCCAGCATCGCGGCGGCGGCTCACGCGGTTGCC
The window above is part of the Burkholderia glumae LMG 2196 = ATCC 33617 genome. Proteins encoded here:
- a CDS encoding LeuA family protein; protein product: MQANIIDCSLREGCQTIQCNFDIEQSEILARKIAEFGVDMIECGHPKISPYELERVRAVVRVSPLPVLAHARCRSEDIDAVAESGAAWVGMFASFNPVSLATKFGGMGKDQVLALFEASIRYAKSRGLSVRATIEDAGRTEQSDLFRIYQTAVAAGADRICFADSVGALLPSETYDILALLRHEFRQVQFEYHVHNDRGLALASSLEALRAGVEWISTSCNGIGERAGVTDTFQLAALLESRFGDASRRLDKARQLSELVRVFSRIDGSPMQPIVGDNVFAHASRLHRIACEKDASAYNIHSPALAGDAEVREKHPPMHEQDLFLVPFEKSSTELRYHRHGPGKRFVMLDHRLLSASPFYFIARKVEVIAENEEGHVDTHRHNCDSVFMFLGDDEDYRGLTVEVSIAGVSRTLTSPATAFVPAGAEHSYRFVAGKGSFINFVHKGEYARSLLEIAA
- a CDS encoding sterol desaturase family protein, with the translated sequence MSEFLAYLTTHGLVISGVAFLAIFALERAFPKYDYPRDLNLKRVFRNAVVGVSYRAIFSPVVIAPLMLYVTRDLPYRLPRPDWFTGVTAFVIDIFILDCLNYSIHYFAHKIPVLWRFHTLHHLDTHIDSTTGFRQHFGEKFLVLAIRLPVMYAFAIPYKTVIAFEVISFCVTTFHHSNINIPERLERALSKLFVMPTFHNIHHGREVEYTDTNYGFIFSIWDRLFGTYSIDYRPQAFSNGLDHHDDFSAAKLLYLPFTTTPVKEWK
- a CDS encoding LuxR family transcriptional regulator, which encodes MASVDNPCNLGFPAAEPASPLAELLDKARVSAQLHVIGGGYRLAAAARERGDTPESLLDAVLPIARRLGFAYLEYFFNTSLPVSAPRKLVIGNFPPAWSRREGADEVSEANPIIARCKSSMMPMAWDEASFASHPDFRAMLARAGIGGGWSQLVRDGAGNWGVLTVARTACRYAGAMEVEAEAQLLWLAHIVHSRLCQMLRPPMTGANRVLLTEMEKTILRWTVDGKTSGELAEILQVSARTVNFHVQNILAKMNTCNKTAAAAQAALLGLLY